A genome region from Anastrepha ludens isolate Willacy chromosome 3, idAnaLude1.1, whole genome shotgun sequence includes the following:
- the LOC128859177 gene encoding protein suppressor of forked codes for MSVREQIKIDIEWGHERLVRSQQVVEMRPYDIESWSVLLREAQTRPVNDVRSLYESLVNVFPTTARYWKIYIEQEMKGRNFERVEKLFQRSLVKILNIDLWKLYLTYVKETKAGLSTHKEKLAQAYDFALEKIGMDLHSFSIWQDYINFLRSVEAVGSYAENQKITAVRRVYQKAVVTPIVGIEQLWKDYIAFEHNINPIISEKMTLERSKDYMNARRVAKELEILTKGLNRNLPAVPPMLSKEEMKQVELWKKFIAFEKSNPLRTEDTALITRRVMFATEQCLLVLTHHPAVWHQAAQYLDQSAQALAEKGDTQAAKIFGDECANILERSINGVLNKNALLYFAYADFEEGRMKYDKVHAMYNKLLSIPDIDPTLAYVQYMKFARRAEGIKSARAVFKKAREDVRSRYHVFVAAALMEYYCSKDKDIAFRIFELGLKRFGGSPEYVMCYIDYLSHLNEDNNTRVLFERVLSSGGLTPTLSVDVWNRFLEFESNIGDLSSIVKVERRRSAVLENLKEYEGKETAQLVDRYKFLDLYPCTSVELRSIGYTENVGIMTNKSLAATAAKPDEPDVEQVVSLPRPDFSQMIPYKPKVNSHPGEHPLAGGTFPQPPALASLCAQLPPPVSFRGPFVSIEMLFDIFNRIKLPDAVPLPVGDHGCDTKLFDLAKSVHWIVDDSVCTGDAGSLKRRRMLPGGDDSDEETQTPAPPANDIYRLRQQKRFSK; via the exons ATGTCTGTACGGgagcaaattaaaattgataTA GAATGGGGCCACGAACGTTTGGTGCGGTCTCAACAGGTGGTGGAGATGCGTCCCTATGACATCGAATCGTGGTCTGTGTTGTTGCGTGAGGCACAAACTCGGCCGGTAAACGATGTACGCAGCTTGTATGAATCACTGGTGAATGTATTCCCGACTACAGCGCGTTATTGGAAAATCTACATCGAGCAGGAGATGAAGGGTAGAAACTTTGAACGTGTTGAAAAGTTGTTTCAGCGttctttagtaaaaattttaaatatcgacTTGTGGAAGTTATATCTGACTTATGTAAAGGAGACAAAAGCTGGGTTAAGCACGCACAA aGAAAAGCTTGCGCAGGCCTACGACTTTGCTCTAGAGAAAATTGGCATGGACTTGCATTCGTTTTCCATTTGGCAGGattatataaattttctgcGCAGTGTTGAAGCAGTGGGTAGTTACGcggaaaatcaaaaaataacagCTGTACGACGAGTTTATCAGAAAGCGGTGGTTACGCCCATAGTCGGCatcgaacaattatggaaagacTATATTGCGTTCGAGCATAATATTAACCCAATAATATCGGAGAAGATGACTTTAGAACGTTCTAA GGACTATATGAACGCACGCCGAGTTGCCAAGGAGCTTGAAATACTTACCAAAGGACTGAATCGCAATTTACCTGCTGTACCACCAATGCTATCCAAAGAGGAAATGAAGCAG GTTGAActgtggaaaaaatttattgctttcGAGAAATCAAATCCACTACGAACTGAGGATACAGCACTAATAACGCGTCGTGTCATGTTTGCAACGGAACAGTGTTTGCTGGTGCTCACTCATCATCCGGCGGTGTGGCATCAAGCCGCACAGTATCTCGATCAAAGCGCTCAAGCGTTAGCAGAAAAAGGC GATACGCAAGCTGCTAAAATCTTCGGCGATGAATGCGCTAACATATTAGAGCGTTCGATCAACGGcgttttaaacaaaaatgcttTGCTCTACTTTGCTTATGCCGACTTCGAGGAGGGACGCATGAAGTACGATAAAGTACATGCTATGTACAATAAATTACTGTCCATACCGGATATTGATCCGACACTG GCTTATGTGCAATATATGAAATTTGCGCGTCGCGCGGAGGGCATCAAATCGGCGCGCGCTGTCTTCAAGAAAGCGCGTGAAGATGTGCGCTCACGCTATCACGTTTTCGTTGCCGCTGCTCTGATGGAATACTACTGTTCGAAGGATAAGGATATTGCTTTTCGTATTTTCGAACTTGGTTTGAAGCGCTTTGGCGGTAGTCCAGAGTACGTCATGTGCTACATTGATTACTTGTCACATTTGAATGAGGATAATAACACGCGCGTGCTGTTCGAGCGCGTACTATCGTCAGGTGGCCTCACACCAACGCTCAGTGTGGATGTGTGGAATCGCTTTCTGGAATTCGAGTCCAACATTGGCGATCTCTCGAGTATTGTAAAAGTGGAGCGACGGCGAAGCGCTGTGCTGGAAAAT CTGAAGGAGTATGAAGGTAAGGAGACTGCACAGTTGGTGGATCGCTACAAATTTTTGGATCTTTATCCCTGCACAAGCGTTGAGCTGCGCTCTATCGGTTACACAGAG AATGTTGGTATCATGACGAATAAATCACTAGCCGCCACAGCTGCTAAACCAGATGAACCCGATGTGGAACAGGTTGTCTCATTGCCACGCCCTGACTTCTCACAAATGATACCCTACAAGCCGAAAGTGAATTCGCATCCCGGCGAGCACCCGCTTGCAGGTGGCACCTTCCCACAGCCGCCCGCATTGGCTTCGCTATGTGCACAGCTGCCGCCGCCGGTCTCCTTCCGCGGCCCGTTTGTCTCCATTGAAATGCTTTTCGACATTTTCAACCGCATCAAGCTGCCAGATG CTGTTCCCCTGCCCGTCGGTGATCATGGTTGCGATACTAAACTCTTTGATCTGGCCAAGTCGGTGCATTGGATTGTCGATGACAGCGTGTGTACCGGCGATGCGGGTAGCCTGAAGAGACGGCGCATGCTACCCGGTGGTGACGACAGCGATGAGGAGACGCAGACACCGGCGCCACCCGCCAATGACATATATCGTTTGCGACAGCAAAAACGATTCTCCAAATAA
- the LOC128859179 gene encoding ras-related protein Rab-35-like, whose protein sequence is MARGFDHLFKLLIIGDSGVGKSSLLIRFSDDTFAGTYITTIGVDFKIRTVVIDGLRIKLQIWDTAGQERFRTITSTYYRGTHGVIIVYDVTNGESFANVRRWLDEIQNNCDVVNKVLVGNKNDDPDRKVVITEDAQRFARQMDIELFETSAKDNTNVEEMFLAITRQVLQHKLRNAQNEQQKDSITLKQQKSKRKSKCCS, encoded by the exons ATGGCACGAGGCTTTgaccatttatttaaattacttatTATAGGTGATAGTG GCGTTGGCAAATCATCACTGCTGATACGTTTCTCAGACGACACATTTGCCGGCACTTACATTACCACCATCGGGGTGGATTTTAAGATCCGGACTGTTGTCATCGATGGACTCCGCATCAAATTGCAAATATGGGACACTGCCGGACAGGAACGCTTCCGCACTATAACGAGCACCTACTACCGCGGTACGCATGGTGTGATAATCGTGTACGATGTAACGAATGGGGAGTCATTTGCAAATGTGCGTCGATGGTTGGATGAGATACAAAACAATTGCGATGTGGTCAACAAAGTGTTGG TGGGAAACAAAAATGACGATCCAGATCGTAAAGTGGTCATCACCGAGGATGCGCAACGGTTTGCGCGTCAAATGGATATTGAGCTGTTCGAGACGTCCGCCAAAGACAATACCAACGTGGAGGAGATGTTCCTCGCCATAACGCGGCAGGTGCTGCAGCACAAGCTGCGTAACGCACAAAACGAACAACAAAAGGACAGTATCACTCTGAAACAACAAAAGAGTAAACGAAAAAGTAAATGTTGCAGTTGA